From a single Rutidosis leptorrhynchoides isolate AG116_Rl617_1_P2 chromosome 5, CSIRO_AGI_Rlap_v1, whole genome shotgun sequence genomic region:
- the LOC139847770 gene encoding transcription factor TCP5-like, translating to MNISNLRESDYETKQEDKIVPKPNLSTSSWSKLKDPRIVRVSRAFGGKDRHSKVCTVRGLRDRRVRLSVPTAIQLYDLQDRLGLNQPSKVVDWLLDAAKNEIDELPPLQIPPGSFGHTLQAMINVSAQERSIEGAKTGANGLNWEDYWNSDKSKAMAQETNNDDCEEQDQEDARNKNDHHGAFVQSSHFFGRNPNSSNLPGLLNNVVPNSSFLKWDPSNLSLSQFGSYGSAIPHHNDNNDHNLNMNVTSIPSGSHPVLLYPPPQTHSYFPSSHNHNNGEFDPKLNFQMLSSSSSSDFTPINQGMRPFHLSMNPKFFSSEDNIGHDQQNK from the coding sequence ATGAATATTTCAAATTTAAGAGAATCGGACTACGAAACAAAGCAAGAAGATAAGATCGTCCCCAAACCAAATTTATCGACGTCATCATGGTCTAAATTGAAGGACCCAAGAATTGTTCGGGTTTCAAGAGCGTTTGGTGGTAAGGATCGACATAGTAAAGTTTGTACGGTTAGAGGGTTAAGAGATCGAAGAGTTAGGCTTTCGGTTCCAACTGCTATCCAATTATACGATCTTCAAGACCGTTTAGGACTCAACCAACCTAGTAAAGTTGTCGATTGGTTGCTTGATGCGGCTAAAAATGAAATTGATGAACTCCCTCCTCTTCAAATCCCACCCGGAAGTTTCGGACATACTCTTCAAGCAATGATAAATGTTTCCGCACAAGAAAGATCAATCGAAGGAGCTAAAACGGGTGCTAATGGTCTCAATTGGGAAGATTATTGGAACTCGGATAAATCTAAAGCAATGGCACAAGAGACTAACAATGATGATTGTGAAGAACAAGATCAAGAAGATGCAAGAAACAAGAATGATCATCATGGTGCATTTGTTCAATCTAGCCATTTCTTTGGGAGAAACCctaattcttcaaatttgccaggTTTGTTAAACAATGTTGTTCCAAATAGTTCTTTTCTCAAATGGGATCCTTCTAATTTATCATTATCACAATTCGGAAGCTACGGATCAGCGATACCTCATCACaacgataataatgatcataactTAAATATGAACGTAACTTCGATTCCATCGGGATCTCATCCGGTTCTCTTGTACCCTCCACCACAAACACATTCATATTTCCCTTCATCACACAATCATAACAATGGTGAGTTCGATCCGAAACTAAATTTCCAAATGTTGAGTTCTTCTTCAAGTTCTGATTTCACACCAATAAACCAAGGAATGAGACCATTTCATTTGAGCATGAACCCTAAGTTTTTCTCTTCAGAAGACAATATTGGGCATGATCAACAAAACAAATAA